Genomic segment of Parageobacillus genomosp. 1:
ATGGCTGCAGCAGGTGCGGAATTAATCAGTAAATACAATATCGGCGTACGTGCTATGAGCTCCGCAGGAGAACCGCTTAACCCGGAAGTCATTCGCTTTTTCCAAAAACATTTAGGGGTAACTGTCCATGACCACTACGGTCTGTCGGAAACATTAATGCTAATCGGTAATTTCAACGCGGTAAATATGGAAATACGACCGGGCTCCATGGGATGGGTATTGCCGGGATTTGAAGTCGCATTGCTCGACGATGAAGGAACTCCGGTAGCAGACGGAGAAGTTGGACAAATTGCTTTTAACACCGATTCCATTCCAAACGTATTTAAAGGTTATTGGAAAGAGCCTGAAAAAACGGCGGAGAGATTGATGGGAAATTGGTTTCTCACTGGAGACTTGGCAACGAAAGACGCGGACGGATACTTTTGGTTCCAAGGCAGGGCCGATGATATTATCTCCAGCGCCGGATACCGCATTGGACCTTTTGAAATCGAAAGCTGTCTCATTGAACATCCAGCCGTAGTGGAAGCAGCGGCCGTTGGAAAGCCAGATCCATTAAAAGGGGAAATCGTCAAAGCTTTCGTTGTATTGGCGGATGGCTATGCTCCATCGGAAGAACTGGCGCAAGAATTATCTTTGTTTGTTAAAAATCATTTATCCAAACACGAATATCCTCGTGAAGTAGAATTCGTATCAGAACTTCCAAAAACGCCTAGTGGGAAAATCCAGCGTTTTATTCTTCGCAACCAAGAAATCGAAAAACAGAAAAATTCCTAATCCAACAAAAAGTGTCCGATTCCTTGAACGGACACTTTTTGCTCTTATCGTAAATCCTTTCTTATTTCCCGCACCACATGGCCAAGCTCCGGCAAAATCAGCTTCGTCATCGCCAAACGCACTGCCCCAGATGACCCTGGGGTGGAAAAAATGGCCGTGTCATTCGCCACTCCGGCAATCGCCCGCGACAAGATCGCCGCCGAGCCGATATCTTCCGTATAGCTCAGCATGCGAAACAGCTCGCCAAAACCGACGATCTCCTTTTCGATGATTTCTTTGATCGTTTCGATCGTCACATCTCTTTTGGCGATGCCGGTGCCGCCGTTCGTCAGCACAACGTCGACGTCCGGCCGCCGGCAGCCGTCAAGCACGGCCTGGCGGATCGCCTCTTTTTCATCTTTCACGATTTCATATGCAACAACGTCATGTCCGGCTTCTCTTAACAACTCGATCATCAGTTTCCCGCTTTTGTCCGTCTCCGCCGTTCTTGTGTCGCTTACGGTGACCACTTTGCAGCGGACGGCAAGCGGGGCTTCTTGTTTATGCTCGGCAACGCTCATGGGCATCATTCCATCCTCTCATTTGACGATATCCTCCTTTACAAGTATAAATGACTCACTGTACCTTTTTCAAAGCAAAGGCGAGCCCATGGCTAATTAAAACTGGTAAGATGGATACGTTCCCTTCTTAATTTAAATTGTAATTGTACGTGCAATCCCTTGTCGCCTAAACTTCCTAATCTCCTTGCCAATTCACGTGTATGATCATCCATTCTGCTTCGATCATGTTTCTCTAATTCCCCAACAGCAAGCAATAATTGAACCTCCCCCATCGAAATATAGATTGTTTTTTCACCTCCATCAGCACTTTTTTATTCCAATGAATGGACGGACTCCCTGCAATATACATCTGAAAAGCTTATACTGGGACAGCAGGCCGATTGCGTCCATTGCTTCCTTCCAAGCCTTTATCCATTTGAACGAAAAACAGGAAGGTTTAAACGAAGTTGGATAAATTTCTATATGTAAAGGTGAGCATTTGTTATTACTTTTCTATGACGATGTGAATGGTTATCTTCCATTTTGCCAAACGGATAAACGCCAGATCTCCATCTTGTTATAAAATAGACAGAATTGTTATAATATTGTTACATTATTATTATAATTATTATAATCACTGCTAGCCGATTGAAAGGATAGATCGCTAATACCTGAATCCGTAACAGCTTCATTTCTTCATCTTTCAAAATCCCATTAATATCACTGATTTCGTTCATTTTTACCTCTTCACCTAATAAGTGAAGAGGCAAAGAAGCAATTCGTTCAATCATAAGGCTATCTGAGTCGTTTATTCAAGTTTCTATCACGGATTCAGGCAATACTTCTTTTTCCGTTGATCACCAAATGGCGGTACAGATTTCTCCAATAACGATTAGGTCATCAAAAGGAGGAAACGATGCGATGTGCCTGACGTTAAAAGAAAAAATGAACAACATCTTGCAAAACGGTATTGATA
This window contains:
- a CDS encoding molybdenum cofactor biosynthesis protein B yields the protein MSVAEHKQEAPLAVRCKVVTVSDTRTAETDKSGKLMIELLREAGHDVVAYEIVKDEKEAIRQAVLDGCRRPDVDVVLTNGGTGIAKRDVTIETIKEIIEKEIVGFGELFRMLSYTEDIGSAAILSRAIAGVANDTAIFSTPGSSGAVRLAMTKLILPELGHVVREIRKDLR